A single window of Laspinema palackyanum D2c DNA harbors:
- the amt gene encoding ammonium transporter, producing MLLFLLTLGLVITLQPRLSATPSRDGDRLLNPPLIAQTGSSSALVQRSRSEPLNFQIPPGGGTPEPITAITRSDEPRFEEGENGSQAQPTYLTIDILWVLLCSGLVFLMQAGFMCLESGLTRSKNSINVAVKNFTDFGCSVALYWAFGFALMFGTSFLGWIGGSGFFLKTDLPAFDLAFFLFQAMFCGTATTIVSGAVAERMKFGSYLLIACLISGLIYPIFGHWAWNGVNHGALMGWLGKLGFVDFAGSTVVHSLGGWVSLASLPIVGARAGRFPKFGKAEKIHGSNLPISVLGALILWLGWFGFNGGSTLALNEDVARIIVNTVLAGVAGMMTALITGWWSREIPEVDRLINGSLAGLVAITACCHGVTAISAVTIGAIAGLVAIAVESLLIRFQLDDAVGAVPVHLGGGIWGTLAVALFGDPELLGTGLNRLEQLGVQVLGIVSCFILAFGIAYSFLSVVNRFSPLRVSAADEYIGLNVSEHRAKTEILDLFRVMDSQAKTQDLTLRVPVEPFTEVGQIADRYNQVMNALEEAVTRTDAIVRTATDAIATFNALNFQIMSVNPRAEVIFGYQKSVLLGMSLPQLIEFGLDILYWQPDKHLKIEQLLSEIVASGHPHELVGIRADGSKFPVEVSITEAKFRDTAFYTGTFRDITHRKQAQKALEESEERFRRLSGATLEAIIVHEQGKIIDVNQTCVKMFGYPLSDLIDRNGLSLIVPEHRDLVLKHIATGYEKPYEVTGLKQDGTRFPIEIEGRILPSEGRELRVAAIRDITERKQAQAALRDSEERFRSVMEQAADGFIIHDLEGQIIEVNHTVCDSLGYSRQELLDRSMADIEQKLPFETLKQRWREMIRGVPIALEGVHRRQDGSTFPVDVRVGLLEAGNRQLLLALCRDITERKQAEIALRNEQEKSERLLLNILPEAIATRLKQEQGTIADGFSEATVLFADIVGFTKLASRVSPRELVHLLNDIFSTFDLLAERHGLEKIKTIGDAYMVVGGLPLPREDHAEAIARMALDMQQEVIEFSTKIREPFTIRIGINSGPVIAGVIGLKKFIYDLWGDTVNIASRMESHGIPGAIQVTESTYLRLEGKFVLEKRGPIQVKGKGQMITYLLKNEVRVKGLT from the coding sequence ATGCTTTTATTTCTGTTGACCCTGGGATTGGTAATTACCCTCCAACCCCGGTTATCAGCAACCCCCTCTAGGGATGGCGATCGCCTCCTCAACCCACCCTTAATCGCTCAGACTGGCTCATCCAGCGCCCTGGTCCAGCGATCGCGATCGGAACCCTTGAACTTTCAGATTCCCCCTGGAGGGGGAACCCCGGAACCCATCACTGCGATTACCCGCAGCGATGAACCTCGGTTTGAGGAGGGAGAGAACGGATCCCAGGCTCAACCCACTTATCTAACCATTGACATTCTCTGGGTTTTATTATGCTCCGGCTTGGTCTTCTTGATGCAAGCGGGATTTATGTGTCTGGAATCGGGACTGACTCGTTCTAAAAATAGTATTAATGTTGCGGTTAAAAACTTTACCGACTTTGGCTGTTCCGTGGCATTATATTGGGCCTTTGGATTTGCCTTAATGTTTGGAACGTCCTTCCTAGGCTGGATTGGCGGGAGCGGATTCTTTTTAAAAACCGATTTACCGGCCTTTGATTTGGCCTTCTTTTTGTTCCAAGCGATGTTTTGTGGCACTGCCACCACCATTGTCTCCGGTGCCGTCGCTGAACGGATGAAATTTGGGTCTTACCTGTTAATTGCTTGCCTAATTTCTGGCCTCATTTATCCAATTTTTGGACATTGGGCCTGGAATGGGGTCAATCACGGCGCGCTAATGGGATGGTTGGGAAAACTGGGGTTTGTGGATTTCGCCGGTTCTACGGTGGTGCACAGTCTGGGGGGTTGGGTTTCTCTAGCCAGTTTACCCATTGTCGGGGCGCGGGCGGGTCGGTTTCCCAAGTTCGGAAAGGCGGAAAAAATCCACGGTTCTAACCTGCCGATTTCGGTGCTGGGGGCGTTAATTTTGTGGTTGGGTTGGTTTGGGTTTAATGGCGGCAGTACCCTCGCCTTAAATGAAGATGTGGCCCGGATTATTGTGAATACGGTCCTGGCGGGGGTCGCGGGAATGATGACTGCGTTGATTACGGGGTGGTGGTCCCGGGAGATTCCCGAGGTAGACCGGCTGATTAATGGGTCCCTGGCGGGGTTGGTGGCGATTACCGCCTGTTGTCATGGGGTGACGGCCATTTCAGCGGTGACGATTGGGGCGATCGCGGGGTTGGTGGCGATCGCGGTCGAGTCCCTGTTAATTCGATTCCAGTTGGATGATGCCGTGGGTGCGGTCCCCGTCCATCTTGGCGGCGGAATTTGGGGAACCTTAGCGGTGGCCTTATTTGGAGACCCTGAACTGTTGGGGACGGGGTTGAATCGCCTCGAACAGTTGGGAGTCCAGGTTTTAGGGATTGTGAGTTGTTTTATTCTCGCCTTTGGGATTGCTTACTCGTTCCTCTCGGTGGTGAATCGATTTTCCCCGTTGCGAGTGTCGGCAGCGGATGAGTATATTGGGTTGAATGTTTCGGAACATCGTGCGAAAACAGAGATTTTGGATCTGTTTCGGGTGATGGATTCCCAGGCGAAAACCCAGGACCTGACGTTACGAGTGCCGGTGGAACCGTTTACGGAGGTGGGTCAAATTGCCGATCGCTATAATCAGGTGATGAATGCCCTAGAGGAGGCGGTGACGCGGACGGATGCGATCGTCAGAACCGCTACCGATGCGATCGCCACCTTTAACGCCTTGAATTTTCAAATTATGAGCGTTAATCCTCGGGCGGAAGTGATTTTTGGCTATCAAAAATCCGTCTTATTGGGAATGTCCCTCCCTCAATTGATTGAATTTGGCCTAGATATTTTATATTGGCAACCGGACAAACACCTCAAAATCGAACAACTTTTATCGGAAATTGTCGCCTCGGGACATCCTCATGAACTCGTGGGGATTCGTGCCGATGGCTCTAAATTTCCCGTGGAGGTTTCCATTACAGAAGCCAAGTTCCGAGACACTGCCTTTTATACCGGAACCTTTCGAGATATTACCCATCGCAAACAAGCTCAAAAAGCGTTAGAAGAAAGTGAGGAACGGTTCCGCCGGTTATCCGGGGCCACCTTAGAAGCTATTATTGTTCATGAGCAGGGAAAGATTATCGATGTCAACCAAACCTGTGTCAAGATGTTTGGCTATCCCCTCTCTGATTTAATCGATCGCAATGGGTTAAGTTTGATTGTCCCCGAACATCGGGATTTGGTTCTCAAGCATATTGCAACTGGGTATGAAAAACCCTACGAAGTGACGGGATTAAAACAAGATGGCACTCGCTTTCCCATTGAAATAGAAGGACGAATTCTCCCCTCTGAAGGGCGGGAATTGCGAGTGGCAGCGATTCGAGATATTACGGAACGCAAACAAGCACAAGCGGCACTCCGAGACAGTGAAGAACGATTTCGATCGGTGATGGAACAGGCGGCAGATGGGTTTATTATCCATGATTTAGAGGGGCAGATTATTGAGGTCAATCATACCGTTTGTGACAGTTTAGGATATAGTCGTCAGGAGTTGCTCGATCGCTCGATGGCGGATATCGAACAAAAATTACCCTTTGAAACCCTTAAACAACGCTGGCGGGAGATGATTCGCGGGGTTCCCATTGCCTTAGAAGGGGTGCATCGTCGCCAGGATGGGAGTACGTTTCCCGTGGATGTGCGGGTAGGATTATTGGAGGCAGGAAACCGACAATTGTTGTTAGCCCTTTGCCGAGATATTACAGAACGCAAACAAGCGGAAATTGCGTTAAGGAATGAACAAGAAAAGTCGGAACGGTTGTTATTAAATATTTTACCCGAGGCAATTGCTACTCGACTGAAACAGGAACAAGGCACGATTGCCGATGGATTTTCCGAAGCAACGGTATTATTTGCCGATATTGTGGGGTTTACAAAATTAGCATCTCGGGTTTCGCCGAGGGAGTTAGTTCATTTACTCAATGATATTTTTTCAACCTTTGACTTACTTGCGGAACGACATGGGTTAGAAAAAATTAAGACAATTGGCGATGCTTATATGGTGGTGGGGGGATTGCCATTACCCCGGGAAGATCATGCGGAAGCCATTGCCAGAATGGCCCTGGATATGCAGCAAGAAGTAATTGAGTTTAGCACAAAAATTCGCGAACCGTTTACGATTCGCATTGGCATTAATAGCGGTCCCGTCATCGCTGGGGTGATTGGATTGAAAAAGTTTATCTATGATTTATGGGGGGATACGGTCAATATTGCCTC